A genome region from Chlorobaculum tepidum TLS includes the following:
- the queA gene encoding tRNA preQ1(34) S-adenosylmethionine ribosyltransferase-isomerase QueA, with protein sequence MRLSNFRYTLPKTRIADHLESPRDACKLMVLNRRKKEIEHKVFTDIVSYFKKGDLLVVNNSRVFPAKIFGQKEKTDAKIEVFLLRELNKEAGLWDVLVDPARKVRVGNKIYFEDDVVAEVVDNTTSRGRTIRFLNPDIDVFQMVEKIGHVPLPPYFTRKPKETDRTDYQTVYASQTGAVVAPMAGLHFTIPLLQQLQKIGVKILPLTLHPSLSTFNAIEVEDVSKHKMDSEYFNIPYQTAMEINETKVNKSGRVFVVGTTTCRALEANATVDGKIKFGQGWTDKFIYPPYNFKVTDALITNFQQPETTLMMVVSAFAEHRLLMEAYKTALKNNYRFLAYGDAMLIV encoded by the coding sequence ATGCGGCTCTCGAACTTTCGATACACCCTTCCCAAAACACGAATCGCCGATCACCTCGAATCGCCCCGCGACGCCTGCAAGCTGATGGTTTTGAACCGTCGCAAAAAAGAGATAGAGCACAAGGTGTTCACCGACATCGTCTCCTACTTCAAAAAGGGTGACCTACTCGTGGTCAACAACAGTCGGGTATTCCCTGCCAAGATTTTCGGCCAGAAGGAGAAAACTGATGCCAAGATCGAAGTCTTCCTGCTCAGGGAGCTGAACAAGGAGGCCGGGCTCTGGGACGTGCTGGTCGATCCGGCCCGCAAGGTTCGTGTTGGCAACAAGATCTATTTCGAGGATGACGTCGTGGCCGAGGTGGTGGACAACACAACGTCGAGAGGCCGCACGATCCGCTTCCTCAATCCGGACATCGACGTGTTCCAGATGGTCGAAAAAATCGGCCATGTGCCGCTTCCCCCTTACTTCACCCGGAAACCGAAAGAGACTGACCGCACCGATTACCAGACCGTTTATGCCAGCCAGACCGGCGCGGTGGTTGCGCCAATGGCGGGTCTGCACTTCACCATACCGCTCTTGCAGCAGCTCCAGAAAATCGGCGTCAAGATTCTGCCCCTCACCCTGCATCCAAGTCTGAGCACCTTCAACGCCATCGAGGTTGAGGATGTCTCGAAACACAAGATGGACTCGGAGTACTTCAATATCCCCTACCAGACGGCAATGGAGATCAACGAGACCAAGGTCAACAAATCGGGCCGGGTGTTCGTCGTCGGAACCACGACCTGCCGCGCGCTCGAAGCCAACGCGACGGTTGATGGAAAAATCAAATTCGGCCAGGGCTGGACTGACAAGTTCATCTATCCACCCTACAACTTCAAGGTCACCGATGCGCTCATCACCAACTTCCAGCAGCCGGAAACGACACTGATGATGGTGGTCAGCGCTTTTGCCGAGCACCGCCTGCTCATGGAAGCCTACAAAACCGCGCTCAAGAACAACTACCGTTTCCTCGCCTACGGGGATGCCATGCTTATCGTCTAA